In a genomic window of Nyctibius grandis isolate bNycGra1 chromosome 4, bNycGra1.pri, whole genome shotgun sequence:
- the SLC35F4 gene encoding solute carrier family 35 member F4 isoform X1: MDGKAAPNGVATIEDRILRITGYYGYYPGYSSQKSASRSSVIQCKPGGNCPSRHRGMTRQLSPLSVAEDSAAPILELQNRSPSGICRHSRVERQSRSGEEGTQTHTESSSQEAEGQTRCQSCTSTFLKLIWRFLIILSVSSSWVGTTQFVKITYETFDCPFFMTWFSTNWNIMVFPIYYSGHLATTQEKQSPIKKFRECSRIFGEDGLTLKLFLKRTAPFSILWTLTNYLYLLALKKLTATDVSALFCCNKAFVFLLSWIVLKDRFMGARIVAAIMAITGIVMMAYADGFQGDSIIGVAYAVGSASTSALYKVLFKMFLGSANFGEAAHFVSTLGFFNLIFISVTPIILYFTKVEYWSPFSAVPWGYLCGVAGLWLAFNILVNVGVVLTYPILISIGTVLSVPGNAAVDLLKHKMIFSIVRLGATIIICIGFLLMLLPEEWDEITLRFINSLKEKKSEDHADDITDSSVHTRSRSRANGTVSIPLA; the protein is encoded by the exons GTGCCTCACGATCATCTGTCATCCAATGCAAGCCAGGAGGCAACTGCCCCAGCAGACACAGAGGCATGACTAGGCAGCTCTCCCCCCTATCTGTTGCTGAAGATTCTGCTGCTCCCATTCTTGAGCTGCAGAATCGAAGTCCCTCGGGAATCTGTCGGCACAGCAGAGTCGAGAGGCAGAGCAGATCAG gagaagaAGGAACACAAACGCATACAGAGAGCAGCAGCCAAGAAGCTGAAGGACAGACACGATGCCAGTCTTGCACATCCACATTTCTCAAGCTTATCTGGAGATTTCTGATCATTTTGTcagtctcttcctcctgggTCGGGACCACGCAGTTTGTCAAAATCACGTATGAGACCTTTGACTGTCCTTTTTTCATGACTTGGTTCTCAACAAACTGGAACATTATGGTTTTTCCCATTTATTATTCTGGGCACCTTGCAACTACGCAGGAAAAGCAGTCTCCAATAAAAAAATTCAG ggAATGCAGTCGGATTTTTGGTGAAGATGGTCTGACGCTGAAACTCTTTCTTAAAAGGACTGCTCCCTTTTCTATTCTGTGGACTTTGACTAACTACCTGTATTTACTGGCTTTAAAGAAGCTGACAGCCACAGACGTCTCTGCCCTATTCTGTTGTAACAAAGCTTTTGTCTTCTTGCTTTCTTGGATTGTGCTGAAAGACAGGTTCATGGGAGCAAGG ATAGTTGCAGCAATAATGGCAATCACAGGAATCGTAATGATGGCATATGCAGATGGTTTCCAGGGTGATTCAATTATCGGGGTAGCATATGCTGTTGGATCAGCCTCTACGTCTGCATTGTATAAG GTTTTGTTCAAAATGTTTCTTGGAAGTGCGAACTTCGGGGAAGCGGCTCATTTTGTTTCTACCCTGGGCTTcttcaatttaattttcatctcTGTTACCCCAATCATATTGTATTTTACAAAAGTGGAGTACTGGTCCCCCTTCTCTGCTGTGCCCTGGGGTTACCTGTGTGGAGTAGCTGGCCTCTGGTTAG ctttCAATATTCTGGTTAACGTTGGCGTCGTGCTGACATACCCCATTCTGATCTCTATCGGCACAGTGCTCAGTGTCCCTGGAAATGCAG CTGTGGATCTGTTGAAGCACAAAATGATCTTCAGCATCGTGAGGTTGGGAGCCACCATCATCATTTGCATTGGGTTTCTGCTGATGCTGCTCCCTGAAGAATGGGATGAAATAACCTTGAGGTTCATCAACAGcttgaaggagaagaaaagtgagGATCACGCCGACGACATCACAGACTCCAGCGTCCACACGAGAAGCAGAAGTAGAGCTAATGGGACAGTGTCTATACCACTAGCTTAG
- the SLC35F4 gene encoding solute carrier family 35 member F4 isoform X2, whose amino-acid sequence MDGKAAPNGVATIEDRILRITGYYGYYPGYSSQKSASRSSVIQCKPGGNCPSRHRGMTRQLSPLSVAEDSAAPILELQNRSPSGICRHSRVERQSRSEEGTQTHTESSSQEAEGQTRCQSCTSTFLKLIWRFLIILSVSSSWVGTTQFVKITYETFDCPFFMTWFSTNWNIMVFPIYYSGHLATTQEKQSPIKKFRECSRIFGEDGLTLKLFLKRTAPFSILWTLTNYLYLLALKKLTATDVSALFCCNKAFVFLLSWIVLKDRFMGARIVAAIMAITGIVMMAYADGFQGDSIIGVAYAVGSASTSALYKVLFKMFLGSANFGEAAHFVSTLGFFNLIFISVTPIILYFTKVEYWSPFSAVPWGYLCGVAGLWLAFNILVNVGVVLTYPILISIGTVLSVPGNAAVDLLKHKMIFSIVRLGATIIICIGFLLMLLPEEWDEITLRFINSLKEKKSEDHADDITDSSVHTRSRSRANGTVSIPLA is encoded by the exons GTGCCTCACGATCATCTGTCATCCAATGCAAGCCAGGAGGCAACTGCCCCAGCAGACACAGAGGCATGACTAGGCAGCTCTCCCCCCTATCTGTTGCTGAAGATTCTGCTGCTCCCATTCTTGAGCTGCAGAATCGAAGTCCCTCGGGAATCTGTCGGCACAGCAGAGTCGAGAGGCAGAGCAGATCAG aagaAGGAACACAAACGCATACAGAGAGCAGCAGCCAAGAAGCTGAAGGACAGACACGATGCCAGTCTTGCACATCCACATTTCTCAAGCTTATCTGGAGATTTCTGATCATTTTGTcagtctcttcctcctgggTCGGGACCACGCAGTTTGTCAAAATCACGTATGAGACCTTTGACTGTCCTTTTTTCATGACTTGGTTCTCAACAAACTGGAACATTATGGTTTTTCCCATTTATTATTCTGGGCACCTTGCAACTACGCAGGAAAAGCAGTCTCCAATAAAAAAATTCAG ggAATGCAGTCGGATTTTTGGTGAAGATGGTCTGACGCTGAAACTCTTTCTTAAAAGGACTGCTCCCTTTTCTATTCTGTGGACTTTGACTAACTACCTGTATTTACTGGCTTTAAAGAAGCTGACAGCCACAGACGTCTCTGCCCTATTCTGTTGTAACAAAGCTTTTGTCTTCTTGCTTTCTTGGATTGTGCTGAAAGACAGGTTCATGGGAGCAAGG ATAGTTGCAGCAATAATGGCAATCACAGGAATCGTAATGATGGCATATGCAGATGGTTTCCAGGGTGATTCAATTATCGGGGTAGCATATGCTGTTGGATCAGCCTCTACGTCTGCATTGTATAAG GTTTTGTTCAAAATGTTTCTTGGAAGTGCGAACTTCGGGGAAGCGGCTCATTTTGTTTCTACCCTGGGCTTcttcaatttaattttcatctcTGTTACCCCAATCATATTGTATTTTACAAAAGTGGAGTACTGGTCCCCCTTCTCTGCTGTGCCCTGGGGTTACCTGTGTGGAGTAGCTGGCCTCTGGTTAG ctttCAATATTCTGGTTAACGTTGGCGTCGTGCTGACATACCCCATTCTGATCTCTATCGGCACAGTGCTCAGTGTCCCTGGAAATGCAG CTGTGGATCTGTTGAAGCACAAAATGATCTTCAGCATCGTGAGGTTGGGAGCCACCATCATCATTTGCATTGGGTTTCTGCTGATGCTGCTCCCTGAAGAATGGGATGAAATAACCTTGAGGTTCATCAACAGcttgaaggagaagaaaagtgagGATCACGCCGACGACATCACAGACTCCAGCGTCCACACGAGAAGCAGAAGTAGAGCTAATGGGACAGTGTCTATACCACTAGCTTAG